From the Chitinolyticbacter meiyuanensis genome, one window contains:
- the lptM gene encoding LPS translocon maturation chaperone LptM: protein MRATLMLFAALTLAACGFKGNLYLPDGVQSGPAIRTTPVTVTPVAGAVTPPPALTASSL, encoded by the coding sequence ATGCGCGCCACCCTGATGCTGTTCGCCGCCCTGACGCTCGCCGCCTGCGGTTTCAAGGGCAACCTCTACCTGCCCGATGGCGTGCAGTCCGGTCCCGCCATCCGCACCACGCCGGTCACCGTCACCCCGGTTGCCGGAGCCGTTACTCCGCCACCGGCACTGACCGCATCCAGCCTGTAG
- a CDS encoding YqaA family protein has protein sequence MAYLLTPAGSPWLGLLLATAGNSLGGAISVWLGRRLPRKEMPARAAWLERHGAWVLCLSWVPLLGDALCVAAGWLRWPWRRVWPALVGGKLLRYLAVIASVEALG, from the coding sequence GTGGCCTACCTGCTCACCCCGGCCGGCTCGCCATGGCTTGGTCTGCTGCTCGCCACCGCGGGCAACAGCCTGGGCGGTGCGATCAGCGTCTGGCTGGGCCGACGGCTGCCACGCAAGGAAATGCCGGCGCGCGCGGCCTGGCTGGAGCGCCATGGTGCCTGGGTATTGTGCCTGTCCTGGGTGCCACTGCTTGGCGACGCGCTCTGCGTGGCGGCCGGCTGGCTGCGCTGGCCCTGGCGCCGGGTATGGCCAGCGCTGGTGGGGGGCAAGCTGCTGCGTTATCTTGCCGTGATTGCCTCGGTCGAGGCGCTGGGCTGA
- a CDS encoding DUF1841 family protein, giving the protein MLFNPTRDEARRFFIDAWQKHTQQAPLTDLERITVGVLLRHPEYQRFLTPDYLDRDWPPEIGETNPFLHISMHLAIEEQLSIDQPAGVRALYQQLCAHYGDEHAALHLMLDGLGEMIWHAQRHGVPPDPNLYLDILRTRLGQATSRD; this is encoded by the coding sequence ATGCTGTTCAACCCTACCCGCGACGAAGCCCGCCGCTTTTTCATCGATGCCTGGCAGAAGCACACGCAACAGGCACCGCTCACCGATCTGGAACGCATCACCGTCGGCGTGCTGTTGCGGCACCCGGAATACCAGCGCTTCCTCACGCCGGATTACCTGGATCGCGACTGGCCGCCCGAGATCGGCGAGACCAACCCTTTCCTGCATATCTCCATGCATCTGGCGATCGAGGAGCAGCTGTCGATCGACCAGCCGGCCGGCGTGCGAGCGCTCTATCAGCAGCTGTGCGCGCACTACGGCGATGAACACGCCGCGCTGCACCTGATGCTCGATGGCCTGGGCGAAATGATCTGGCACGCCCAGCGCCACGGCGTGCCGCCCGATCCGAATCTGTATCTGGATATCCTGCGCACGCGGCTCGGCCAGGCGACCAGCCGGGACTGA
- a CDS encoding DUF4149 domain-containing protein yields the protein MGQGLKHVFTVLWIGGMWVIGILVAPVLFKTLGGNAAGAVAGQLFRAIGWIGIVAGLYLFVYLLWLDGLRAFKEAKLWLVIGMLVCTLVNQFAVFPIIAGIKPGISHAATGMFGGGLEQWHTISALIYLVQSVFGAFYVWRDAR from the coding sequence ATGGGGCAGGGGCTGAAGCACGTCTTTACCGTGTTGTGGATCGGCGGCATGTGGGTGATCGGCATCCTGGTCGCGCCGGTGCTGTTCAAGACGCTGGGCGGCAATGCCGCTGGGGCTGTGGCAGGGCAGCTGTTCCGTGCCATCGGCTGGATCGGCATCGTGGCCGGGCTCTACCTGTTTGTCTACCTGCTGTGGCTCGATGGCCTGCGTGCGTTCAAGGAGGCCAAGCTGTGGCTGGTGATCGGCATGCTGGTCTGTACGCTGGTCAACCAGTTCGCGGTGTTTCCCATCATTGCCGGCATCAAGCCGGGGATCTCGCATGCCGCCACCGGCATGTTCGGTGGCGGACTGGAACAGTGGCACACCATCTCTGCATTGATCTATCTGGTGCAGTCGGTGTTCGGCGCCTTCTACGTCTGGCGCGACGCGCGCTGA
- a CDS encoding M48 family metalloprotease — MLPSLLRRFLIAATMAMHLAQPVLALDNDLPDLGDTSSASLSASDERQIGAAAMRELRRSGALLDDPELVAYLNQLGGRLVDASGYTQTSFTFLPLRDASVNAFAVPGGVIGVHSGLIVTAQHESELASVLAHEVAHVSQHHLARLVESQRITPWMTLAAIGLAILAAHAGAGDAAAAAAAAGPALAVQRQLDFTYAFEQEADRVGMQTLTRAGFDPSAMPAFFERLQKHNRLIENNAPEFLRTHPVTYKRIADAQARLKDMPYRQVPDSAEFLFMREKARVLQGDARAMVNYYAKALTEGRFINRAAHLYGYALAQLRVNELDSAGRSLAEARTALGRPHAALEYLNGQLLLAQGKPVEAANQLRAAAQRFTGSRGLVYGEIDALIAARQLDPALKLTLSSQELYPSDAELYQREARIYEAKGEAQRQHKAQAEYYILLLEYGAAIEQLQIAQRQPGNDFYLLSAIDARLRELQDAIAKPDKR; from the coding sequence ATGCTGCCCAGCCTGCTGCGCCGCTTCCTGATCGCCGCGACGATGGCCATGCACCTGGCGCAGCCGGTGCTGGCGCTCGACAACGATCTGCCGGACCTTGGCGATACCTCCAGCGCGTCGTTGTCCGCCAGCGACGAGCGCCAGATCGGCGCCGCGGCGATGCGCGAGTTGCGCCGCAGCGGCGCCTTGCTCGACGATCCCGAGCTGGTGGCCTACCTGAATCAGCTCGGTGGCCGGCTGGTCGACGCCAGTGGTTATACCCAGACCTCGTTCACCTTCCTGCCGCTGCGCGATGCTTCGGTCAACGCCTTTGCCGTGCCCGGCGGCGTGATCGGCGTGCACAGCGGGCTGATCGTCACCGCGCAACACGAATCCGAACTCGCCAGCGTGCTGGCACACGAAGTGGCGCACGTTTCGCAGCACCATCTGGCGCGGCTGGTGGAGAGCCAGCGCATCACGCCGTGGATGACGTTGGCTGCGATCGGGCTCGCCATCCTCGCCGCCCACGCCGGTGCGGGCGATGCGGCTGCCGCTGCGGCCGCCGCCGGCCCGGCACTCGCGGTGCAGCGCCAGCTCGATTTCACCTATGCCTTCGAGCAGGAGGCGGATCGGGTCGGGATGCAGACGTTGACGCGTGCCGGCTTCGATCCCTCGGCGATGCCGGCCTTCTTCGAGCGGCTGCAAAAGCACAACCGGCTGATCGAGAACAACGCACCTGAATTCCTGCGCACCCACCCGGTGACCTACAAGCGGATCGCCGACGCGCAGGCGCGCCTCAAGGACATGCCTTACCGCCAAGTGCCGGACAGCGCCGAATTCCTGTTCATGCGTGAGAAGGCACGGGTGCTGCAGGGCGACGCCCGCGCCATGGTCAATTACTATGCCAAGGCGCTCACCGAGGGGCGCTTCATCAACCGTGCAGCGCACCTGTATGGCTACGCGCTGGCGCAGCTGAGGGTGAACGAGCTGGATAGCGCGGGCCGCAGCTTGGCGGAAGCCCGCACTGCGCTGGGCCGGCCGCATGCAGCGCTCGAATACCTGAACGGCCAGTTGCTGCTGGCGCAGGGCAAGCCGGTGGAGGCCGCCAACCAGTTGCGCGCGGCGGCACAGCGCTTCACCGGCAGCCGTGGCCTCGTCTATGGCGAAATCGACGCGTTGATCGCGGCGCGCCAGCTCGATCCGGCGCTCAAGCTCACGTTGAGTTCGCAAGAGCTGTATCCGTCCGATGCCGAGCTCTACCAGCGCGAAGCACGCATCTACGAGGCCAAGGGCGAGGCGCAGCGCCAGCACAAGGCGCAGGCCGAGTACTACATCCTGCTGCTGGAATACGGTGCTGCCATCGAGCAACTGCAGATCGCCCAGCGCCAGCCCGGCAACGATTTCTATCTGCTGTCCGCGATCGATGCGCGGCTGCGCGAGCTGCAGGACGCCATCGCCAAGCCGGACAAGCGATGA
- a CDS encoding YhbY family RNA-binding protein, translated as MKIELSPVERQYLRGLAHGLNPVVMIGNNGLTEAVIREIAVNLDAHQLIKIRVLGDDRELRQQYLEQICNELGAAPVQHLGKLLIIYRASSTDKPRITLPKSKKQAG; from the coding sequence ATGAAAATCGAGCTGTCGCCCGTCGAGCGGCAATACCTGCGCGGCCTCGCCCACGGCCTCAACCCGGTCGTGATGATCGGCAACAATGGTCTCACCGAAGCGGTGATCCGCGAAATCGCGGTCAACCTGGATGCCCACCAGCTGATCAAGATCCGCGTATTGGGTGACGATCGCGAACTGCGCCAGCAATACCTCGAGCAGATCTGCAACGAGCTCGGCGCCGCCCCGGTGCAGCACCTGGGCAAGCTGCTGATCATCTATCGCGCATCCAGCACCGACAAGCCACGCATCACGCTGCCCAAGTCGAAGAAACAGGCTGGCTGA
- the carB gene encoding carbamoyl-phosphate synthase large subunit: MPKRTDIKSILIIGAGPIVIGQACEFDYSGAQACKALREEGYKVILVNSNPATIMTDPNMADVTYIEPITWQVVEKIIAKERPDVVLPTMGGQTALNCALDLWRNGVLDKYKVELIGATPEAIDKAEDRQKFKAAMDKIGLGSARSAIAHSLEEALAAQANLGFPAIIRPSFTMGGSGGGIAYNIQEFIEICTRGLDLSPTKELLIEESLLGWKEYEMEVVRDRADNCIIVCSIENLDPMGVHTGDSITVAPAQTLTDKEYQIMRNASLAVLREIGVDTGGSNVQFSVNPVDGRMIVIEMNPRVSRSSALASKATGFPIAKVAAKLAVGFTLDELKNEITGGKTPASFEPSIDYVVTKVPRFAFEKFPQANNKLTTQMKSVGEVMAIGRTLQESLQKALRGLETGMSGFDEVTTDRQAIESELAAPGPDRLWFVADAFRIGLSLDEVFNLSKIDPWFLAQIEEIVQLENGLRGRTVESLDKPEMRALKRKGFSDRRLGALLGVDQNAVRRHRHGLGVRPVYKRVDTCAAEFATDTAYMYSTYEDECEAAPTSKKKIMVLGGGPNRIGQGIEFDYCCVHAALALREDGYETIMVNCNPETVSTDYDTSDRLYFEPLTLEDVLEIVAVEQPAGVIVQYGGQTPLKLARALEANGVPIIGTSPDMIDAAEDRERFQKLLQDLGLRQPPNATARTEKDALALAAQLGYPLVVRPSYVLGGRAMQIVHSEDDLARYMREAVKVSNDSPVLLDRFLNDAIEVDVDAISDGKDVLIGGIMEHIEQAGVHSGDSACSLPPYSLSKELQDELRRQTVAMARALNVIGLMNVQFAIQGQGEAATVYVLEVNPRASRTVPYVSKATGHSLAKVAARCMAGQSLVSQGVTSEVIPPYYSVKEAVFPFNKFPGVDTILGPEMKSTGEVMGVGESFAEAFVKSQLAAGIVLPSAGNVFISVREGDKSGAIECARILADLGFKVIATKGTAAAIAEAGVAVTPVNKVTEGRPHIVDMIKNGEIAMIFNTVDERRQAIQDSYSIRHEAMKARLPIYTTIAGARAACVGIRDLGEMRVYDVQGLHLQLKG; this comes from the coding sequence ATGCCGAAACGTACAGACATCAAGTCCATCCTCATCATCGGCGCCGGCCCCATCGTCATCGGCCAGGCGTGCGAGTTCGACTATTCCGGCGCCCAGGCCTGCAAGGCACTGCGCGAAGAGGGTTACAAGGTCATCCTGGTCAACAGCAATCCGGCCACGATCATGACCGACCCCAACATGGCCGACGTCACCTACATCGAGCCCATCACCTGGCAGGTGGTCGAGAAGATCATCGCCAAGGAGCGCCCGGATGTTGTACTGCCGACCATGGGTGGCCAGACTGCGCTCAACTGCGCGCTCGACCTGTGGCGCAACGGCGTACTCGACAAGTACAAGGTCGAGCTGATCGGCGCCACGCCCGAAGCCATCGACAAGGCCGAGGATCGCCAGAAGTTCAAGGCCGCGATGGACAAGATCGGCCTCGGTTCCGCCCGTTCGGCCATCGCCCACTCGCTGGAAGAGGCGCTGGCGGCGCAGGCCAACCTGGGCTTCCCGGCCATCATCCGCCCGTCGTTCACCATGGGCGGCTCGGGCGGTGGCATCGCCTACAACATCCAGGAATTCATCGAGATCTGCACCCGTGGTCTCGACCTCTCGCCGACCAAGGAGTTGCTGATCGAAGAATCGCTGCTCGGCTGGAAGGAGTACGAGATGGAAGTCGTGCGCGACCGCGCCGACAACTGCATCATCGTCTGCTCGATCGAGAACCTCGATCCGATGGGCGTGCATACCGGTGATTCGATCACCGTAGCGCCGGCGCAGACGCTGACCGACAAGGAATACCAGATCATGCGCAATGCCAGCCTGGCGGTGCTGCGCGAGATCGGCGTCGATACCGGCGGCTCCAACGTGCAGTTCTCGGTCAACCCGGTCGATGGCCGCATGATCGTGATCGAGATGAACCCGCGTGTGTCGCGCTCCTCCGCTTTGGCGTCCAAGGCCACCGGCTTCCCGATCGCCAAGGTCGCCGCCAAGCTGGCGGTGGGCTTCACGCTCGACGAACTGAAGAACGAGATCACCGGCGGCAAGACCCCGGCCTCGTTCGAGCCGTCGATCGACTACGTGGTCACCAAGGTGCCGCGCTTCGCCTTCGAGAAATTCCCGCAGGCCAACAACAAGCTGACCACGCAGATGAAGTCGGTCGGCGAGGTGATGGCGATCGGCCGCACGCTGCAGGAATCGTTGCAGAAGGCGCTGCGCGGCCTGGAAACTGGCATGTCGGGCTTCGACGAAGTGACGACTGATCGCCAGGCCATTGAATCCGAACTGGCCGCACCTGGCCCGGATCGCCTGTGGTTCGTCGCCGATGCGTTCCGCATCGGCCTCAGCCTCGACGAAGTGTTCAACCTCTCCAAGATCGACCCGTGGTTCCTCGCGCAGATCGAGGAGATCGTGCAGCTGGAAAACGGTTTGCGCGGCCGTACGGTCGAAAGCTTGGACAAGCCGGAAATGCGCGCATTGAAGCGCAAGGGCTTCTCCGACCGTCGTCTTGGTGCACTGCTTGGCGTTGACCAGAATGCCGTGCGCCGCCATCGCCATGGCCTGGGCGTGCGCCCGGTGTACAAGCGAGTCGATACCTGCGCCGCCGAATTTGCCACCGATACCGCCTACATGTACTCGACTTACGAGGACGAGTGCGAAGCCGCGCCGACCTCGAAGAAGAAGATCATGGTGCTGGGCGGCGGCCCGAACCGTATCGGCCAGGGGATCGAGTTCGACTACTGCTGCGTCCACGCCGCGCTCGCCCTGCGCGAAGACGGCTATGAAACCATCATGGTCAACTGCAACCCGGAAACCGTGTCGACCGATTACGACACCTCCGATCGCCTCTACTTCGAGCCGCTGACGCTGGAAGACGTGCTGGAGATCGTCGCTGTCGAACAGCCGGCCGGCGTGATCGTGCAGTACGGTGGCCAGACGCCGCTGAAGCTGGCCCGCGCGCTGGAAGCCAACGGCGTGCCCATCATCGGCACCAGCCCGGACATGATCGATGCCGCTGAGGATCGCGAGCGCTTCCAGAAGCTGCTGCAGGACCTGGGCCTGCGCCAGCCGCCGAACGCCACCGCCCGTACTGAGAAGGATGCGCTGGCGCTGGCCGCGCAGCTCGGCTATCCGCTGGTGGTGCGCCCGTCCTACGTGCTGGGCGGCCGTGCGATGCAGATCGTGCATAGCGAGGATGATCTTGCCCGCTACATGCGCGAAGCGGTGAAGGTATCGAACGACAGCCCGGTGCTGCTCGACCGCTTCCTCAATGACGCGATCGAAGTCGACGTCGATGCCATCAGTGACGGCAAGGACGTGTTGATCGGCGGCATCATGGAGCACATCGAGCAGGCTGGCGTGCACTCGGGTGATTCCGCCTGCTCGCTGCCGCCGTACTCGCTGAGCAAGGAATTGCAGGACGAGCTGCGTCGCCAGACCGTGGCCATGGCCCGGGCGCTCAATGTGATCGGCCTGATGAACGTGCAGTTCGCGATCCAGGGCCAGGGCGAGGCGGCTACCGTCTACGTGCTGGAAGTGAACCCGCGTGCCTCGCGTACCGTGCCGTACGTGTCCAAGGCCACCGGCCACTCGCTCGCCAAGGTTGCCGCGCGCTGCATGGCTGGCCAGAGCCTGGTCAGCCAGGGCGTGACCAGCGAGGTGATCCCGCCGTACTACTCGGTGAAGGAAGCGGTGTTCCCGTTCAACAAGTTCCCGGGCGTCGACACCATCCTCGGCCCCGAGATGAAGTCGACTGGCGAGGTGATGGGCGTGGGCGAGAGCTTTGCCGAAGCCTTCGTCAAGTCGCAGCTGGCGGCCGGTATCGTGCTGCCGAGCGCGGGCAACGTGTTCATCTCGGTGCGCGAGGGTGACAAGTCCGGCGCGATCGAGTGCGCGCGTATCCTGGCTGATCTGGGTTTCAAGGTGATCGCCACCAAGGGCACCGCGGCTGCGATCGCTGAAGCCGGCGTCGCCGTTACTCCGGTGAACAAGGTGACCGAGGGGCGTCCGCACATCGTTGACATGATCAAGAACGGCGAGATCGCCATGATCTTCAATACCGTCGATGAGCGTCGTCAGGCGATTCAGGACAGCTACTCGATCCGCCACGAGGCAATGAAGGCGCGCCTGCCGATCTATACCACCATCGCTGGTGCGCGCGCTGCCTGCGTTGGCATCCGCGATCTGGGCGAAATGCGCGTGTACGACGTGCAGGGCTTGCACCTGCAGCTCAAAGGCTGA
- the greA gene encoding transcription elongation factor GreA produces MIKIPLTVVGAEKLKVELQRLKSVDRPAVIAAIAEARSHGDLSENAEYDAAKERQGFVEGRIAELEGKLSNSQVIDPKELAATAEGRVVFGATVELEDLEAGSKVAYQIVGDDEADLKDGKISVSSPIARALIGKYAGDIAEVVAPGGIREYEVLDVRYV; encoded by the coding sequence ATGATCAAGATCCCGCTGACCGTTGTCGGTGCGGAAAAGCTGAAGGTCGAGCTGCAGCGCCTGAAGAGCGTGGACCGCCCGGCCGTGATTGCCGCGATCGCCGAAGCGCGCTCACACGGCGATCTGTCGGAAAATGCCGAGTACGATGCCGCCAAGGAAAGACAGGGCTTTGTCGAGGGCCGGATCGCCGAGCTCGAAGGCAAACTGTCGAACTCGCAGGTCATCGATCCCAAGGAGCTTGCTGCCACCGCCGAAGGCCGTGTGGTGTTCGGTGCGACGGTCGAGCTCGAAGACCTCGAGGCAGGCAGCAAGGTGGCCTACCAGATCGTCGGCGACGACGAGGCCGATCTCAAGGACGGCAAGATTTCCGTGTCGAGCCCGATCGCCCGCGCATTGATCGGCAAGTACGCCGGCGATATCGCCGAAGTGGTGGCGCCAGGCGGCATCCGCGAATACGAAGTGCTGGACGTCCGTTACGTCTGA
- the cyaY gene encoding iron donor protein CyaY produces the protein MTESEFLTLTDAVFARIESALDAAGLDVDTLRAGNVLEIEFDDGSKVIVNRHAANQELWIAAKSGGYHYRHGDGGWRNTRGEGEFYTDLAQAIALHAGEEFAF, from the coding sequence ATGACCGAATCCGAATTCCTGACGCTGACCGACGCCGTATTCGCCCGCATTGAATCCGCGCTCGATGCTGCGGGCCTCGACGTCGACACGCTCCGCGCCGGCAATGTGCTCGAGATCGAGTTCGACGACGGCTCCAAGGTCATCGTCAATCGCCATGCCGCCAACCAGGAGCTGTGGATCGCTGCCAAGAGCGGTGGCTACCACTATCGCCATGGCGATGGCGGCTGGCGCAATACTCGTGGCGAGGGCGAGTTCTATACCGATCTCGCACAGGCGATTGCGCTGCATGCCGGCGAGGAGTTCGCGTTCTGA
- a CDS encoding thermonuclease family protein: protein MLRWLCLTCLLLAGCLDVDFPRSEPSRGELLQGRVIGVADGDTLTLLDAQLVEHRLRLAFVDAPEKAQAYGSAAKWQLSAEVYGREVRAEVVDVDRYGRGVARVWRGAEDVNLALLRRGLAWHYTRYAEDKQPGEDFDHYAAAERNARSQGLGLWQGRQPLPPWQYRQRQRAGH, encoded by the coding sequence ATGCTGCGCTGGTTGTGCCTGACCTGCTTGCTGCTGGCGGGCTGCCTCGATGTCGACTTCCCGCGCAGCGAACCCAGCCGCGGCGAGTTGTTGCAGGGCCGGGTGATCGGCGTGGCCGATGGCGATACGCTGACGTTGCTCGATGCGCAGCTCGTCGAGCACCGATTGCGGCTGGCTTTCGTCGATGCTCCGGAGAAGGCACAGGCCTACGGCAGTGCCGCCAAGTGGCAGCTATCGGCCGAGGTCTATGGCCGCGAGGTGCGGGCCGAGGTGGTCGATGTCGATCGCTACGGTCGCGGCGTGGCGCGAGTCTGGCGCGGAGCCGAGGATGTGAATCTCGCGCTGTTGCGGCGGGGGCTGGCTTGGCACTACACGCGCTATGCCGAGGACAAACAGCCAGGCGAGGATTTTGATCACTACGCCGCTGCCGAGCGCAATGCGCGCAGCCAGGGACTGGGTTTATGGCAGGGCAGGCAGCCGCTACCGCCCTGGCAGTACCGGCAACGCCAGCGCGCCGGGCACTGA
- a CDS encoding RlmE family RNA methyltransferase has product MARSKSSNAWLSEHVNDHYVHMAQKDGYRARAAYKLLEINDKDKLLKPGIWVADLGAAPGSWSQVAAQLVGEQGRVFALDLLEMAFIPGVEFIQGDFREDAVLAQYTSLLGDRAVDLVICDMAPNITGNAVTDQARSMHLCELALAFAQDHLKPGGHFLVKVFQGYGFNEYMAAMRDTFTQVQSRKPKASRDRSSEIYLLGKQKKG; this is encoded by the coding sequence ATGGCGCGCAGTAAATCGAGCAATGCCTGGCTCTCCGAGCACGTAAACGACCACTATGTGCATATGGCGCAGAAGGACGGCTATCGTGCCCGGGCAGCGTACAAGCTCCTGGAGATCAACGACAAGGACAAGCTGCTGAAGCCGGGCATCTGGGTGGCCGATCTTGGTGCCGCGCCGGGCAGCTGGTCGCAGGTAGCGGCACAACTGGTCGGCGAGCAGGGCCGGGTGTTTGCGCTCGATCTCCTGGAAATGGCCTTCATCCCTGGAGTGGAATTCATCCAGGGTGATTTCCGCGAGGATGCGGTGCTGGCGCAATACACGTCCTTGCTGGGTGACCGCGCGGTCGACCTTGTGATTTGCGACATGGCCCCCAATATCACAGGCAATGCGGTCACCGATCAGGCCCGCAGCATGCACCTGTGCGAGCTCGCCCTCGCGTTTGCGCAGGATCATTTGAAACCTGGCGGCCATTTTCTGGTCAAGGTATTCCAGGGCTACGGTTTCAACGAATACATGGCCGCGATGCGTGACACCTTCACCCAGGTGCAGAGCCGCAAACCCAAGGCATCGCGCGACCGCAGCTCTGAAATCTACCTGCTCGGCAAACAGAAGAAGGGTTGA
- a CDS encoding glutathione peroxidase translates to MTTVYDFSAKDIFGDEVPLSRYRGQVLLVVNVASQCGFTPQYEGLESLYRQYKDRGLVVLGFPCNQFGSQEPGNEEEIRSFCSTHYDVTFPLFSKVDVNGDAADPLYQHLKKAEPGILGTEGIKWNFTKFLVDREGSVVERYAPTTKPQELVGAVEKLLG, encoded by the coding sequence ATGACCACCGTTTACGATTTCTCGGCCAAAGACATTTTCGGCGACGAGGTGCCGCTGTCGCGCTACCGCGGCCAGGTGCTGCTTGTTGTCAATGTGGCGAGCCAGTGCGGCTTCACGCCGCAGTACGAGGGCCTGGAGTCGCTGTATCGTCAGTACAAGGATCGTGGCTTGGTGGTGCTCGGTTTCCCGTGCAACCAGTTCGGCAGCCAGGAGCCGGGCAACGAGGAGGAAATCCGCTCGTTCTGCTCGACCCATTATGACGTGACCTTTCCGCTGTTTTCCAAGGTGGATGTCAATGGTGATGCTGCCGATCCGCTGTACCAGCACCTGAAGAAGGCCGAGCCGGGCATTCTCGGCACCGAAGGCATCAAATGGAACTTCACCAAGTTCCTGGTCGACCGCGAAGGCAGCGTGGTCGAGCGTTACGCGCCGACCACCAAGCCGCAGGAGCTGGTGGGCGCGGTGGAAAAACTGCTGGGCTGA
- the carA gene encoding glutamine-hydrolyzing carbamoyl-phosphate synthase small subunit has protein sequence MSQPALLALADGTLFHGISIGADGETIGEVVFNTSLTGYQEILTDPSYNRQLVTLTYPHIGNYGVNPEDAESRAVFAAGLIIRDLPRLHSNFRATMSLGDYLKANGIVGIADIDTRKLTRILREKGAQPGCIVAGSQIDEAAAVEKARSFGSMAGQDLAKVVSATDKQEWTTAEWKLGIGYTVQSNPKYHVVAYDFGVKSNILRMLAERGCKLTVVPAQTPAAEVLALNPDGVFLSNGPGDPEPCDYAIAATREFISRKLPTFGICLGHQILGLATGGATSKMKFGHHGANHPVQDLDTRHVMITSQNHGFQVDETSLPANVRITHRSLFDGTVQGIALTDAPAFSFQGHPEASPGPHDVAYLFDKFIAMMAERK, from the coding sequence GTGTCCCAACCCGCCCTTTTAGCGCTTGCCGACGGCACCCTGTTTCACGGTATTTCGATCGGCGCCGATGGCGAAACGATCGGTGAGGTGGTCTTCAACACCTCGCTCACCGGTTATCAGGAAATCCTGACCGATCCTTCCTACAACCGCCAGCTCGTTACGCTGACCTATCCGCATATCGGCAACTACGGCGTGAACCCGGAAGATGCCGAGTCGCGTGCGGTGTTCGCCGCCGGCCTGATCATCCGTGATCTGCCGCGGCTGCACTCCAACTTCCGCGCCACCATGAGCCTGGGTGATTATCTCAAGGCCAACGGTATCGTCGGCATTGCCGATATCGATACCCGCAAGCTCACCCGCATCCTGCGCGAGAAGGGCGCCCAGCCCGGCTGTATCGTCGCCGGCAGCCAGATCGACGAGGCTGCCGCTGTCGAGAAGGCTCGCTCCTTCGGCTCCATGGCCGGCCAGGATCTGGCTAAGGTGGTGAGCGCTACCGACAAGCAGGAATGGACCACCGCCGAGTGGAAGCTCGGTATCGGTTACACCGTGCAGTCCAATCCGAAGTACCACGTCGTCGCCTACGACTTCGGCGTGAAGTCCAACATTTTGCGCATGCTGGCCGAGCGCGGCTGCAAGCTGACCGTGGTGCCGGCGCAGACCCCGGCCGCCGAGGTGCTGGCCCTCAATCCGGACGGCGTGTTCCTCTCCAACGGCCCGGGCGATCCGGAGCCGTGCGACTACGCGATCGCCGCCACGCGTGAATTCATCAGCCGCAAGCTGCCGACCTTCGGCATCTGTTTGGGCCACCAGATTTTGGGGCTCGCCACCGGTGGTGCCACCAGCAAGATGAAGTTCGGCCACCACGGCGCCAACCACCCGGTGCAGGACCTCGACACCCGCCATGTGATGATCACGTCGCAGAACCATGGCTTCCAGGTCGACGAAACCAGCCTGCCGGCCAATGTGCGCATCACCCACCGCTCGCTGTTCGACGGCACCGTACAGGGCATCGCGCTGACCGATGCACCGGCGTTCTCGTTCCAGGGCCACCCGGAAGCGAGCCCGGGGCCGCATGACGTGGCGTATCTCTTCGACAAGTTCATCGCCATGATGGCCGAGCGCAAGTAA